The proteins below come from a single Mycolicibacterium sp. TY81 genomic window:
- a CDS encoding restriction endonuclease subunit S gives MTSVEEPWLPERLPDGWRITQMRRIATFRNGSDYKDVEVSTGGYPVYGSGGEFRRAGHYLYDGDSVLFGRKGTIDKPLLVSGRFWTVDTMFFTELKAGVEPRFLHYYATTMPFDYYSTSTALPSMTQGQLGGHRLPLPPTPEQHAIADFLDRETARIDTLIEEQKRLVELLQERRQTLLEHCVTRGLDKQTPLKPSTLNWTESVPDHWTVANIRRFATMKTGHTPSRSVPEYWDDCDIPWFTLADVWQLRDSTQTYLGSTSNLISKLGLENSAAELLPAGTVVLSRTASVGFTGIMPTAMATSQDYWNWVCGPNLLPEYLVYVFRAMRSEFQALMIGSTHQTIYQPIAAAIRIPVPPIDEQRSIAAYLDEQTSKIDMLIAETKVFVELSRERRTALITAAVTGQIDVRNEVA, from the coding sequence ATGACGTCAGTGGAGGAGCCATGGCTTCCAGAACGTCTTCCGGATGGGTGGCGAATTACGCAGATGCGCCGAATAGCGACGTTTCGGAACGGGTCGGATTACAAGGATGTGGAGGTCTCCACCGGCGGTTATCCCGTGTATGGATCAGGCGGTGAGTTCCGACGCGCAGGTCACTATTTGTACGACGGTGATAGCGTCCTGTTCGGGCGAAAGGGGACGATCGACAAGCCGCTGCTAGTTTCGGGGCGATTCTGGACCGTCGATACGATGTTCTTCACTGAGTTGAAAGCTGGTGTAGAACCGCGGTTCCTGCACTATTACGCCACGACGATGCCATTCGACTACTACTCCACGAGCACCGCGCTTCCCAGCATGACGCAAGGCCAACTTGGCGGTCACCGGCTGCCACTGCCCCCGACGCCCGAGCAGCACGCGATCGCCGACTTCCTGGACCGGGAGACTGCACGCATCGACACGCTCATCGAGGAGCAGAAGCGCCTCGTCGAACTCCTCCAGGAACGGCGACAGACGCTGCTTGAGCACTGTGTCACCCGTGGTTTGGATAAACAAACCCCGCTGAAGCCGAGCACGTTGAACTGGACAGAAAGTGTTCCAGACCATTGGACCGTCGCCAACATAAGGCGATTCGCAACAATGAAAACCGGGCACACACCTAGCCGGTCTGTACCTGAGTACTGGGATGATTGCGACATCCCCTGGTTCACGCTCGCTGACGTGTGGCAGCTCCGTGACTCCACGCAGACATATCTCGGAAGCACATCAAATTTGATTAGCAAACTTGGTCTGGAGAATTCTGCTGCGGAGCTTTTGCCTGCTGGGACGGTAGTGCTCTCACGGACTGCGTCAGTCGGATTCACCGGGATCATGCCGACTGCGATGGCGACGAGCCAGGATTACTGGAATTGGGTGTGTGGGCCCAACCTGTTGCCGGAGTACCTGGTGTATGTGTTCCGTGCAATGCGAAGTGAGTTCCAAGCACTCATGATTGGTTCGACCCACCAGACGATCTATCAGCCAATAGCCGCGGCAATTCGGATACCGGTTCCTCCGATAGATGAACAGCGCTCTATCGCCGCTTACCTCGACGAGCAAACCTCCAAGATCGACATGCTGATTGCCGAGACAAAGGTGTTCGTCGAGCTTTCCCGTGAGCGCCGCACCGCGCTGATCACCGCTGCGGTGACCGGGCAGATCGATGTACGGAACGAGGTGGCTTGA
- a CDS encoding class I SAM-dependent DNA methyltransferase, protein MSKLGNFVWGIADQLRGVYKPHQYGGVILPFTILRRLDCILEPTRDDVRALAEKYSGGALDVQVKRKTGLAFYNTSPFDFKLLLKDPEGLRANLMDYITGFSANIDVFERFKFENELATLDEKNRLYLVTSQFGEVDLHPNSVSNAEMGDLFEHLIYKFAEASNEEAGEHYTPRDAIRLMVDLLFAEDNVALLEPGTVRTIYDPTAGTGGMLSVAEERLLERNPGARLRLYGQEINDQSYAICKSDMIAKGQDVGNIKLGDTLDDDLFFDRTFDFCMSNPPYGVDWKSSQESVKKEALAQNSRFSHGLPSIGDGQMLFLSHLASKMRPAHDGGGRAGIVLNGSPLFNGAAESGPSLIRQWLLESDLVEAIVALPTNMFFNTGIATYIWILDNAKRPERAGKVQLIDATSFWTKMRKSLGSKNRELDADARDRILALYDAFDEADPDYSKVFTANDFGYWTITVEQPLRTEAGKVSTDRKGNPKPDPKLRDTENIPFTYGGNTAGDAARAETINAYFEAEVLPHVPAAWVDVAKTKVGYEIPFTRHFYKYVPPRPLAEIDADLDKQVAKIMDLLREVEQ, encoded by the coding sequence TTGAGCAAGCTGGGCAACTTCGTGTGGGGTATCGCCGACCAACTCCGCGGTGTGTACAAGCCACACCAATACGGCGGGGTGATCCTGCCCTTCACAATCCTGAGGCGTCTGGACTGCATCCTCGAACCCACCCGTGACGATGTACGCGCACTAGCGGAGAAGTACTCCGGAGGCGCGTTGGATGTGCAGGTGAAGCGCAAAACCGGCCTCGCCTTCTACAACACGAGCCCCTTCGACTTCAAGCTCCTCCTGAAGGATCCGGAAGGTCTGCGCGCCAACCTGATGGACTACATCACCGGGTTCTCGGCCAACATCGACGTCTTCGAGCGGTTCAAGTTCGAAAACGAACTCGCCACACTCGACGAGAAAAATCGGCTGTACCTCGTGACGTCGCAGTTCGGGGAGGTGGACCTACACCCAAACTCTGTGTCCAACGCCGAAATGGGAGATCTGTTCGAGCACCTCATCTACAAGTTCGCGGAGGCCTCCAACGAGGAGGCCGGTGAGCACTACACCCCGCGTGACGCGATCCGGTTAATGGTGGATCTGTTGTTCGCCGAGGACAACGTTGCTCTGCTCGAACCTGGGACCGTGCGGACTATCTACGACCCCACCGCGGGCACCGGCGGCATGCTCTCCGTCGCCGAGGAGCGACTTCTCGAACGTAACCCCGGTGCGCGGCTGCGGCTGTACGGGCAGGAAATCAACGACCAGTCCTACGCGATCTGCAAGTCCGACATGATCGCCAAAGGCCAGGACGTCGGGAACATCAAGCTCGGCGACACACTGGACGACGATCTCTTCTTCGATCGCACCTTCGACTTCTGCATGTCCAATCCGCCGTACGGGGTGGATTGGAAGTCGTCGCAGGAGTCTGTGAAAAAGGAGGCGCTAGCTCAGAACTCGCGCTTCTCCCACGGTTTACCGTCAATTGGGGACGGACAGATGCTGTTCCTGTCGCATCTGGCATCGAAGATGAGGCCAGCGCACGACGGAGGCGGCCGCGCCGGCATCGTTCTCAACGGATCGCCCTTGTTCAACGGAGCAGCAGAGTCGGGTCCCTCCTTGATCAGACAGTGGCTGCTCGAATCCGACCTGGTGGAGGCGATCGTTGCGCTCCCGACGAACATGTTCTTCAACACCGGCATCGCCACGTACATCTGGATCTTGGACAACGCCAAGCGTCCCGAGCGTGCTGGCAAGGTCCAGTTGATTGACGCGACATCATTCTGGACCAAGATGCGCAAGAGCCTGGGCTCCAAGAACCGCGAGCTTGATGCCGACGCCCGAGACCGGATTCTGGCGCTTTACGACGCGTTCGATGAGGCCGACCCGGACTATTCGAAGGTGTTCACGGCCAACGACTTCGGATACTGGACGATCACCGTCGAGCAGCCGTTGCGGACCGAGGCAGGAAAAGTGTCGACGGACCGGAAGGGCAACCCGAAGCCCGACCCGAAACTGCGGGACACGGAAAACATTCCGTTCACCTACGGCGGGAACACCGCGGGCGATGCGGCTCGCGCGGAGACAATCAATGCCTACTTCGAGGCGGAGGTTCTGCCGCACGTTCCCGCCGCCTGGGTCGATGTCGCGAAGACCAAGGTGGGCTACGAAATTCCGTTCACCCGGCACTTCTACAAATATGTACCGCCTCGGCCGCTTGCCGAGATCGACGCCGACCTGGACAAGCAGGTGGCCAAGATTATGGACCTGTTGCGTGAGGTGGAGCAATGA
- a CDS encoding N-6 DNA methylase, with amino-acid sequence MGESAGVLLTPSEIADLAGVTRGAVTNWRKRPSDPPFPDPAPESATKPLYDLDKVIAWLAETKPEIQIQRDRGLAALSHSMNALRGRVSGSVAGELALALCCAKKLSLEAADANWRLIAAASPSQTADVLRRTATDARWDDIVSTLDDVERETNGRLDTLPIAAVVSAVDGIEPDRLAIAADEVLRRASGERGRAAGYGVGEHGIVNSRVSELLSNLASSTKGLVYDPACGIAEALIRTRTKRAGGGRLVGHDINVRAIRIARMRSFLHELDAKFECADVLLEDPAPDLRADTVVAEPPFGMDWSRSQNIADPRWTFGIPPANNSELAWLQHAIAHLKPDGSAYVVTSLAPLTARGSSAAIRAELLRSGWIEAVILLPPKMLPHTTIPVALWILRQADHPSNTVDVLLIDASAAESPESHVLAWLDDCLNGSAVDAPPYALVTTLDLLADDAQLDPRRWVQTPGSDPTDVAARLSDSQHVLQSALAALLDRAVVPVPQGPSAAPRLLTVKELVQLGVASIQNGRIKRDDLDEADAAVLITPSEVRDGLPVLDGLPVLDELPTEGQPSLAAGRDERTRAGDVLVTTWNAIRAVVDEQGGRIIGSGVHRLRVDDKQCEPHYIARCLCGSWNERFKKGASIQRVDLRDLEIPLVPLPDQERLVEALREIEQLARHAAAVAEAAAASATAILDAVRYDAPMGDNK; translated from the coding sequence ATGGGTGAATCGGCAGGGGTGCTGCTCACTCCGAGCGAGATCGCAGACCTCGCTGGCGTCACGCGAGGAGCAGTCACCAATTGGAGGAAGCGGCCGAGCGATCCGCCATTCCCAGATCCGGCGCCGGAATCAGCGACTAAGCCGCTGTACGACCTGGATAAAGTCATCGCTTGGCTTGCTGAAACGAAGCCGGAAATCCAGATACAACGCGACCGCGGCCTGGCGGCCCTTTCGCATTCGATGAACGCGCTGCGGGGACGTGTATCGGGTTCGGTAGCGGGTGAGCTCGCTCTAGCCCTGTGTTGTGCAAAGAAGCTGTCGCTAGAAGCCGCCGACGCGAATTGGAGGCTGATAGCGGCAGCCAGTCCGTCTCAAACAGCGGATGTACTGCGGCGGACTGCGACCGATGCGCGGTGGGACGACATTGTTTCAACCCTCGATGATGTTGAGCGGGAGACAAACGGGCGGCTCGACACCCTCCCGATCGCGGCAGTGGTGAGCGCCGTTGACGGGATCGAGCCTGACCGCTTGGCGATCGCGGCAGACGAGGTGCTCCGACGCGCAAGCGGTGAACGCGGTCGCGCCGCCGGGTACGGAGTCGGCGAACACGGGATTGTGAACTCGCGCGTATCAGAACTCCTTTCGAACCTCGCGTCGTCGACCAAGGGCCTCGTCTATGACCCCGCATGCGGGATTGCTGAGGCACTCATTCGGACTCGGACGAAACGCGCGGGGGGTGGCCGCTTGGTCGGCCACGACATCAATGTGCGCGCCATTCGAATTGCTCGCATGCGCAGCTTCCTGCATGAGCTGGACGCCAAGTTCGAGTGCGCCGACGTGCTGCTCGAAGACCCTGCCCCAGATCTTCGAGCCGACACCGTCGTCGCTGAACCTCCGTTTGGTATGGACTGGTCGCGCTCCCAGAACATCGCGGATCCGCGTTGGACCTTCGGCATACCGCCCGCGAACAACTCTGAGTTGGCCTGGCTTCAGCACGCCATCGCTCACTTGAAGCCGGACGGGAGTGCATACGTCGTCACATCCTTGGCACCGTTGACGGCGCGTGGCAGCAGCGCCGCAATCCGCGCCGAACTGCTCCGATCAGGCTGGATCGAAGCCGTCATTCTGCTACCCCCAAAGATGCTGCCGCACACTACCATTCCGGTAGCACTGTGGATATTGCGGCAGGCGGACCATCCGTCCAACACGGTCGACGTCTTACTGATCGACGCTTCGGCGGCGGAGAGTCCTGAGTCACACGTACTTGCATGGCTAGACGACTGCCTAAACGGATCGGCGGTCGACGCGCCACCGTATGCACTGGTCACAACGTTGGACTTACTCGCGGATGACGCACAACTCGATCCTCGGCGCTGGGTACAAACACCTGGCTCAGATCCGACGGACGTGGCGGCTCGTCTCTCCGACTCGCAACATGTTCTCCAGAGCGCACTCGCCGCGTTGTTGGATCGCGCGGTAGTGCCGGTACCGCAGGGACCGTCGGCAGCACCGCGGCTCCTGACCGTGAAGGAACTAGTGCAACTAGGTGTGGCCTCGATCCAGAACGGACGCATCAAGCGAGACGACCTCGACGAGGCAGATGCCGCTGTACTGATAACGCCGAGCGAGGTGCGCGACGGGCTACCGGTGCTCGACGGGCTACCGGTGCTCGACGAGTTGCCGACCGAGGGACAGCCAAGCCTGGCGGCCGGACGCGACGAACGAACGCGAGCCGGCGACGTGCTGGTGACGACCTGGAATGCCATCCGGGCGGTGGTCGATGAGCAGGGCGGCCGAATCATCGGCAGCGGCGTACATCGGCTGCGGGTCGATGACAAGCAATGTGAACCGCACTACATAGCACGGTGCCTGTGCGGCAGCTGGAACGAGCGATTCAAAAAGGGTGCGTCAATTCAGCGCGTTGACCTGCGGGACCTTGAGATTCCGCTGGTCCCGCTGCCGGATCAGGAACGCCTAGTCGAAGCTTTACGCGAGATCGAGCAACTTGCTCGACATGCCGCGGCGGTGGCCGAGGCCGCTGCAGCTTCGGCCACCGCGATCCTCGACGCCGTGCGATACGACGCGCCGATGGGCGACAACAAATGA
- a CDS encoding NYN domain-containing protein, with translation MPFTETLKDAKGRKTAKRRIVLIDIENVVGGLSAVRDYVAWAKAVIGECVPAQPGDQVVIGVGPTGLLDLACAWKSVRYVMRPGRNGADLALLEVLGEDIADRFTEVVLVSGDGIFTHAIAALASRGVKTTVVAHASGLSRRLEVAAAEVRLLPEQPSSRSVAPVSNLDVA, from the coding sequence ATGCCATTCACGGAAACGCTTAAGGATGCCAAGGGCCGCAAGACCGCTAAGCGCCGGATCGTCCTGATCGATATCGAAAATGTTGTCGGTGGTCTATCCGCCGTCCGCGATTACGTCGCATGGGCCAAGGCGGTCATAGGCGAGTGCGTTCCGGCGCAGCCTGGTGACCAGGTTGTGATCGGCGTTGGGCCAACTGGATTGCTGGACCTCGCCTGCGCATGGAAGAGCGTCAGGTACGTCATGCGTCCAGGCCGGAACGGCGCAGATTTGGCCTTGCTTGAAGTGCTTGGCGAAGACATCGCCGACCGCTTCACCGAAGTCGTACTGGTGTCCGGCGACGGAATCTTCACGCACGCGATTGCTGCACTCGCTTCGCGAGGAGTGAAAACAACGGTGGTTGCACACGCCAGCGGTTTGTCGCGACGGCTGGAGGTCGCTGCCGCAGAGGTCAGGCTACTTCCCGAGCAGCCGTCATCGCGATCTGTCGCCCCCGTGTCCAACCTGGATGTGGCCTGA
- the istA gene encoding IS21 family transposase → MKSAKDRMDIISAYYELGSYRGAADRCGTTHRTVKKIIDRHEAERAGISPAPRVERPHNYDTVAELVTERVEKSQGRISAKRLLPIARTAGYQGSPRNFRRLVAEKKALWRGNNHRGRRPAVWAPGEYLVIDWAQAAPGLFLFCAVLAFSRWRIVRFATDQKASTTLALIAEALAAIGGVPARVLADRMACLKGGVVANVVVPTPDYVRFATHYGFAPDFCHASDPQSKGIVENLCGYAQRDLAVPLLTEAAIAGAPVDLRAANAAAAAWCAEVNATAHSEIQAIPDDRLIAERELLQPLPSLRLQVGALSVLRKVDQLSCVRYGSARYSVPTRLIGTSVAVVVDHGAVCLLEPATGVIVAEHELIAPGGASILDEHYDGPRPAPNRGPRPKSTVEKQFCDLGEDAQAFLVGAAAIGNTRLASELEILLALGAAHGEQALVAALHRAVAFRRFRAADVRSILAAGIGAPQPREAGDALILDLPVAPTRSLEDYRVAPVADGEVIP, encoded by the coding sequence TTGAAATCTGCGAAGGACCGCATGGACATCATTTCTGCCTACTACGAGCTCGGGTCGTACCGGGGTGCCGCCGATAGGTGCGGCACCACCCACCGCACCGTCAAAAAGATCATCGACAGGCACGAGGCTGAGCGGGCCGGCATCTCCCCGGCACCCCGGGTCGAACGACCGCACAACTACGACACGGTGGCCGAACTGGTCACCGAACGCGTCGAGAAATCACAAGGCCGGATCTCGGCCAAACGGCTGTTGCCGATCGCCCGGACCGCCGGCTACCAGGGCTCGCCGCGTAATTTCCGGCGTCTGGTCGCAGAGAAGAAAGCGTTGTGGCGTGGTAACAATCACCGTGGCCGCCGCCCGGCAGTGTGGGCGCCGGGCGAGTATCTGGTGATCGACTGGGCCCAGGCCGCGCCGGGGCTGTTCTTGTTCTGCGCGGTGCTGGCGTTCTCCCGCTGGCGCATCGTGCGCTTTGCCACCGACCAGAAGGCGTCCACGACGCTGGCGTTGATCGCCGAAGCGCTGGCCGCGATCGGCGGCGTGCCGGCACGGGTGCTGGCCGACCGGATGGCCTGCCTCAAAGGCGGGGTGGTCGCCAACGTGGTCGTCCCGACCCCGGACTACGTCCGCTTCGCGACGCACTACGGGTTCGCCCCGGACTTCTGCCACGCCAGCGACCCGCAATCCAAGGGCATCGTGGAGAACCTGTGCGGCTACGCCCAACGCGACCTCGCAGTGCCCCTGCTGACCGAGGCTGCCATCGCCGGTGCCCCGGTGGATCTGCGGGCCGCCAACGCCGCCGCGGCCGCCTGGTGCGCCGAAGTCAACGCCACGGCGCATTCGGAGATCCAGGCGATCCCCGACGACCGGCTGATCGCCGAACGTGAACTGCTCCAACCACTCCCGTCGCTACGGTTGCAGGTCGGTGCACTCTCGGTGCTACGTAAGGTCGATCAGTTGTCGTGTGTGCGCTACGGGTCGGCGCGCTACTCGGTGCCGACCCGGCTGATCGGGACCAGCGTGGCCGTCGTGGTCGATCACGGCGCGGTGTGCCTGCTCGAACCGGCCACCGGGGTGATCGTGGCCGAACACGAACTCATCGCACCCGGTGGCGCCTCGATCCTCGACGAGCACTACGACGGGCCCCGGCCGGCACCGAACCGCGGACCACGGCCGAAGAGCACCGTGGAGAAGCAGTTCTGCGACCTCGGTGAAGATGCGCAGGCGTTCCTGGTCGGCGCGGCCGCGATCGGCAACACCCGACTGGCCTCCGAGTTGGAGATCCTGCTCGCCCTGGGCGCCGCCCACGGTGAACAGGCGTTGGTGGCGGCGTTGCACCGGGCAGTGGCGTTCCGGCGGTTCCGCGCCGCCGACGTGCGCTCCATCCTGGCCGCCGGCATCGGCGCCCCGCAGCCACGCGAAGCCGGGGATGCGTTGATCCTGGACCTACCGGTCGCCCCGACCCGGTCGCTGGAGGACTACCGGGTCGCACCCGTCGCCGACGGCGAGGTGATCCCGTGA
- the istB gene encoding IS21-like element helper ATPase IstB, with product MIKTAPLTEAKPVAPNSVPPLDADLDAGLRRLKLAAIRRTAPEVLITAKTQRWTPEEVLRTLVETELAARDASNVVNRLKAAAFPVPKTLDSFDVAASSIPPKVFDYLSSLEWIHAQRNLAIIGPAGTGKSHTLIGLGTAAIHAGLKVRYFTAADLVETLYRGLADNTVGKIIESLLRVDLIVLDELGFAPLDDTGTQLLFRLVAGAYERRSLAIGSHWPFEQWGRFLPEQTTAVSILDRLLHHATVVITDGQSYRMKDAQHRKETTPTT from the coding sequence GTGATCAAAACGGCACCGTTGACCGAGGCCAAACCCGTTGCACCAAACTCAGTTCCACCATTGGATGCCGATCTCGATGCTGGACTCCGCCGCCTAAAGCTGGCGGCGATCCGGCGGACAGCACCGGAGGTGCTGATCACCGCCAAGACCCAACGCTGGACCCCTGAAGAGGTGCTGCGGACCCTCGTCGAGACCGAGCTGGCCGCTCGGGATGCTTCCAACGTCGTCAACCGGCTCAAAGCCGCCGCGTTCCCCGTCCCGAAAACGTTGGACTCGTTCGACGTGGCCGCCTCCTCGATCCCACCGAAGGTGTTCGACTACCTGTCGAGTCTGGAATGGATACACGCACAACGTAACCTGGCCATCATCGGTCCCGCCGGGACCGGCAAGTCCCACACATTGATCGGGCTGGGGACCGCCGCGATCCACGCCGGCCTCAAAGTGCGTTACTTCACCGCCGCCGACCTCGTCGAAACCCTCTACCGCGGGCTGGCCGACAACACCGTCGGCAAGATCATCGAATCGCTGCTGCGAGTCGACCTCATCGTCCTCGACGAGCTCGGCTTCGCACCACTGGATGACACCGGCACCCAGCTGCTGTTCCGGCTCGTCGCCGGCGCCTACGAACGCCGCTCCCTGGCCATCGGGTCACATTGGCCCTTCGAGCAATGGGGCCGATTCCTGCCTGAGCAGACCACCGCGGTCAGCATCCTCGACCGGCTCCTGCACCACGCCACCGTCGTCATCACCGACGGCCAGTCCTACCGCATGAAAGACGCCCAACACCGAAAGGAGACCACCCCGACAACCTAG
- a CDS encoding AAA family ATPase encodes MKLSTMYVRFYRSFNFDYLRKSREDTTSTPNPWDLIGDDELFFPFVRIPMEPDVTTVVGANEAGKSQLLYAIEALLTGKGFVRRDFCRYSTEFAEEAAPSLPEFGGEFTDLTVEEHAAVLELAKWSAETIDCFQLFRFHDRTVVYVGEESVQVDDTLSGLTLPRSFRIDARVPLPDSVEIAYLAGDTSRTGRTREGWLGRMSFLRRNPESLETPPAGEARPVYDGADDPPSDRLLEQWNLARRLLLDVAGITEDEFSELGAAISISEGYAEALVKKFNRKLADSLNFRRWWTQDSDFSLQLRLRDFDLVFTIRDRTGTDYTFAERSQGLQYFLSYFVQYLSHDRSKGEILLMDEPDAFLSNSGQQDLLRIFEAFAHPDTDTAAPVQVVYVTHSPFLIDKNHAERIRVLEKGENEEGTRVVKNAGRNHYEPLRSALGAFVAETTFISSCNLMLEGQADPVLLAGASAVARRVAPSGNALDLNTLTLVPCGGARNIAYMVHLARGRDEDKPAVLVMVDDDGEGRAAIEDVKAIKGLLPPSLVFTVADTADGERRPGLVELEDLVPVAFANQAVLRIAEAVLPADQAQAFKSAWVDVKPKRGQRLFKLLKDAAVAASTAGELARALELEKLPFARSVVDLALAKDANPELQQEFYTNFQPVLAHIEMRQREAMREHAQARISTVINRLRKNFIKDHPGRIRKTDAVSLLESLHAQLPLEAAEADAVLQGIRAIRRDFKLADDPRSMLDEPELFRDRLFTLSYEATNAVQQEA; translated from the coding sequence GTGAAACTCTCGACCATGTACGTGCGGTTCTACCGCTCGTTCAATTTCGACTATTTGCGCAAGAGTAGGGAGGACACGACCTCGACGCCGAACCCGTGGGATCTCATCGGTGACGACGAGCTGTTCTTCCCCTTCGTGCGCATCCCAATGGAGCCCGACGTCACCACTGTGGTCGGTGCGAATGAAGCAGGCAAGAGCCAGCTGTTATACGCGATCGAGGCGCTGCTAACCGGCAAGGGGTTCGTCAGGCGCGACTTTTGCAGGTACTCGACAGAATTTGCGGAAGAAGCAGCACCGAGCCTGCCCGAATTCGGTGGCGAGTTCACAGATCTCACTGTGGAGGAACACGCCGCCGTCCTCGAATTGGCGAAATGGAGTGCGGAGACGATCGACTGTTTCCAACTCTTCCGATTCCATGACAGAACGGTCGTGTACGTCGGTGAAGAATCCGTTCAGGTCGACGACACGCTTTCTGGCCTCACGCTGCCACGTTCGTTTCGAATCGACGCACGTGTACCGCTTCCGGACAGCGTCGAGATCGCCTACCTGGCTGGCGATACATCCCGAACCGGTCGGACCCGCGAGGGCTGGCTCGGCCGGATGTCCTTCCTACGCCGCAACCCCGAGTCGCTGGAGACTCCGCCCGCAGGTGAGGCCAGGCCGGTGTACGACGGGGCCGATGACCCGCCCAGCGACCGGCTGCTCGAACAGTGGAATCTTGCCCGGCGGCTCCTCCTCGACGTCGCCGGAATTACCGAGGACGAGTTCAGTGAGCTTGGAGCCGCGATCTCGATCTCAGAGGGTTACGCCGAGGCCCTCGTGAAGAAGTTCAACCGGAAACTGGCCGATAGTCTCAATTTCCGTCGGTGGTGGACCCAAGACAGCGACTTCTCCCTGCAACTGCGACTGCGCGATTTCGACCTGGTGTTCACGATCCGCGACCGGACGGGCACAGACTACACATTCGCGGAGCGAAGCCAGGGCCTCCAATACTTCCTTAGCTACTTCGTCCAGTACCTGTCGCACGACCGGAGCAAGGGCGAGATCCTGCTGATGGACGAGCCCGACGCCTTCCTTTCTAACTCGGGACAACAGGATCTGTTGCGGATCTTCGAAGCCTTCGCTCACCCGGACACTGACACGGCGGCCCCGGTTCAGGTCGTTTACGTCACTCACTCCCCGTTCCTGATCGACAAGAACCACGCCGAGCGAATTCGAGTCCTGGAGAAGGGCGAGAACGAGGAGGGCACACGGGTCGTAAAGAACGCGGGGCGTAACCACTATGAGCCGCTGCGATCTGCGCTGGGCGCGTTTGTCGCCGAAACGACGTTCATCAGTTCGTGCAATCTGATGCTGGAGGGCCAGGCTGATCCGGTTCTACTCGCCGGAGCCAGCGCCGTGGCCCGGAGGGTCGCGCCCAGCGGCAACGCGCTCGACCTCAACACGCTGACGCTCGTCCCATGCGGAGGTGCTCGCAATATCGCGTACATGGTTCACCTGGCCCGCGGACGCGACGAGGACAAACCGGCAGTGCTCGTAATGGTCGACGACGACGGCGAGGGCCGGGCGGCAATCGAGGACGTGAAGGCGATTAAGGGACTACTTCCGCCTTCGCTTGTATTCACCGTCGCCGACACCGCAGACGGCGAACGGCGACCCGGGCTTGTCGAACTTGAGGACCTCGTGCCCGTCGCTTTCGCTAATCAAGCCGTCTTGCGGATCGCGGAGGCAGTGCTGCCCGCCGACCAGGCGCAGGCCTTCAAATCCGCGTGGGTAGACGTGAAACCGAAACGTGGGCAGCGGCTCTTCAAGTTGCTGAAGGACGCTGCGGTCGCGGCCAGCACGGCGGGCGAACTGGCCAGGGCGCTTGAGCTCGAAAAGCTGCCTTTCGCCCGGAGTGTGGTGGATCTTGCGCTGGCGAAGGACGCCAATCCCGAATTGCAGCAGGAGTTCTACACGAACTTTCAGCCTGTTCTGGCGCACATCGAGATGAGGCAACGCGAGGCCATGCGCGAGCATGCGCAGGCGAGGATCTCGACCGTCATCAACCGGCTTCGAAAGAATTTTATTAAGGATCATCCGGGCAGGATCCGGAAGACCGATGCGGTGTCGTTGCTGGAGTCGCTGCATGCCCAGCTTCCCCTCGAAGCTGCCGAGGCCGACGCGGTGCTGCAAGGAATACGCGCGATCCGCCGTGACTTCAAATTAGCCGACGATCCCCGTTCAATGCTGGATGAACCGGAGCTATTCCGGGATCGGCTTTTTACTCTCAGCTACGAAGCGACGAATGCGGTGCAGCAGGAAGCCTGA